CACATCCCCATACCGAGCCCGCTAGGCGCACATCTCCCACAGCGAGCGCAGCACACATCCCCATGCCGAGCCCGCGAGGCACACATCCCTCACAGCGAGCGCAGCACACATCCCCATGCCGAGCCCGCGAGGCACACATCCCCCACAGCGAGCGCAGCACACATCCCCATACCGAGCCCGCGAGGCACACATCCCCCAAAGCGAGCGCAGCACACATCCCCATACCGAGCCCGCGAGGCACACATCCCCATGCCGAGCCCGCGAGGCACACATCCCCATACCGATTCCCGTAAGGGCGCGACGCTCGCGCCCAGCCACAATGCCCAAACAAAAAGCAGCGAGTCACAGACTCGCCGCAGCACCCTCAAAAACGGATCGAAGATCCACAAAAAAAAATCACCACATCCAAAAATCACTTCAACCCAAACAAATCCCCCACCAACGGCACACGCTCCACGGTAAACCCTTCCGCAAATTCCACCCCCGCATCACGTCCGAACACACGCATCCGCGCTTCCACCACACTCAAAAAATCAGGCCGTGAAATAGGCGTGGAAGGTTCCTGCGAATTAGCGTCCCAGAACTGCGACTTAAACGCTTTTATCGCTTCAAACTTCTTCTCTACAAACGCCGAAACATCTACCACAAAATCGGGCTTGATGTAGCGGTCCTGAATGTAATGGTACACAGCCTCCGGCCGCCACGCCTCCTGCTCCTGCCCGTTGAGTTCGGTTTCAATTCTGCGCAAACCGCTGTAGAAACAAGCATCAGAAATAAGCTTGCTGGCGCGGCCGTGATCAGGATGGCGGTCGCTTATGGCGTTGGCAAGTACAATGCGCGGACGGTATTGCCTGATTTTTTGAATAAGCATGCGCACATGGCGCTCGTCGTTGGCAAAAAAGCCATCGGCCATGGTGAGCTGATCGCGGTACGCAACGCCAAGAATGATGGCCGAATTGGAGGCTTCAATGGTGCGTAGTTCCGCGCTGCCACGTGTACCTAAT
The Bacteroidota bacterium genome window above contains:
- the bshB1 gene encoding bacillithiol biosynthesis deacetylase BshB1 — its product is MSNTDILAIGVHPDDVELSCAGTLAKHVSMGHHVGILDLTLGELGTRGSAELRTIEASNSAIILGVAYRDQLTMADGFFANDERHVRMLIQKIRQYRPRIVLANAISDRHPDHGRASKLISDACFYSGLRRIETELNGQEQEAWRPEAVYHYIQDRYIKPDFVVDVSAFVEKKFEAIKAFKSQFWDANSQEPSTPISRPDFLSVVEARMRVFGRDAGVEFAEGFTVERVPLVGDLFGLK